From the Paenibacillus sp. MMS20-IR301 genome, the window CCAGCTCAGGCTGCATCTCCGTCAGTGTCAAATTCCTCTCATGTGCACAATACAGCATATGGATTCCTATAAACAAGTTCTGTACATCGGCGCGCATATTCCACTCCTTCCGGCTACAAGCCTGTTGTATTTATAAAAGCATTACCCGGCACAGGGATGCCGGAAACATCAGCAGACGCCCATCATACTTCTCCCTGTTCTTCCATGAACCGGAAAATACCGTTAATGCTTGACGTATTGCATTCCGCTGTACTATCTTGTAAGTTAACAGTTATGGATTCATACTGACTCAAGCTACAGGAAGGTGATGCTTCATGTTTCAAGCTATGCCTTATGACGGCACGCGCAGTGAACGGCACGAAGCCGTTCTCGGCCAGCTCGCGGCACTCATGGAAGGGGAGCCGAATGTTATTGCCAATCTGGCTAATGCATCGGCGCTGTTAAAGCTTTCTCTGCCGGACACCAACTGGACCGGTTTCTACTTATTTGACGGCAAAGAGCTTGTTCTGGGTCCTTTCCAGGGACTGCCGGCATGCATCCGCATTCCGCTTGGCCGCGGTGTATGCGGCACAGCTGCTTCAGAACGCCGGACGCTGGTTGTAGGCGATGTTCACGCCTTCCCCGGGCATATCGCCTGTGATGCTGCATCGAACAGTGAAATTGTGGTTCCGCTGATTAAGGGCGATACGCTTTATGGCGTACTGGATATTGACAGCCCGCTTAAACACCGCTTCGACGATGAGGAACGCCGCTTCCTTGAGCGGTTCGCAGCGATGGTATCCGAGGTACTCTAGATTATCCTCCGCCTTGTCCTTAAGGTACAAACAGAGGCCGAAGCAGCTGCTATAGCAGTGCTTCGGCCTCTATTTGGTCTGCAGTGGTTATACCCGGAGCGGATGGATGTTCCAAATCTCCGCAGCATAGCGGCTGATCGTATTGTCACTGGAGAATTTACCGGAATGGCCGATATTGATAATTGACTTCTTGAGCCATTCCTTCTGGTTGCGGTAGGCCAGGTCAATCTTAACATGTGTCTCCACGTAGCTGGCGAAGTCCTTAAGGACGAAGAACTCGTCATTATGGTCAATCAGCGACTGGTAGAGCGCATCGAACTCCTGGCTGTTGGAGCAGATCGGCCCCGGGTTAACCAGCTGGTCCAATACTTCCTTCACCCGGCTGTCGCCGTAGTAGATGTCACGGGAGTGGTACCCGCCGTACTGATAATAATCCAGCACCTGCTCAGCCCGCAGGCCGAAGAGGAACATGTTATTATCCCCTACCATTTCATGCATCTCTACATTCGCTCCATCCATCGTTCCGATGGTCAGGGCGCCGTTCATCATGAATTTCATATTCCCGGTACCTGAGGCTTCCTTACTCGCCGTAGAAATCTGCTCACTGACATCCGCAGCCGGAATAATCTTCTCCGCAAGGGATACCGAATAATTCTCCAGGAAGAAGATCCGGATCTTCCCGTTAATGTCCGGGTCATTGTTCACCACATCGGCTACGGTATTGATCAGCTTAATAACCCGTTTGGCCAGATGGTAGCTTGGAGCTGCCTTCGCACCGAAGATGAATGTGCGCGGCACGATATTCAGAGAAGGATTATCCTTGATCTGATTGTACAGATGCATAATATGCAGCACATTCAACAGCTGGCGCTTATAGGCATGCAGGCGCTTGACCTGTACATCGAAGATGGAATCAGGATCTACCTGGACGCCGTGCTTCTGGGTGATGTACTCAGCAAGCCGCAGCTTGTTACGGCGTTTGATTGCAGCAATCTGCTCCTGGAACGAAGCATCCTCACTGTACTTAATCAGTCCGATCATCTCTTGCGGATGATGAATCCAGCGGGTGCCGATAGCTTCACTAATCAGCCCGGCCAGCTCCGGATTGGCATGCTGCAGCCAGCGGCGGTGCGTTATCCCGTTCGTTTTGTTATTGAAGCGGTGCGGATACATTTCGTTGAACAGGCGCATCTCCCGCTTTTGCAAAATTTCGGTATGCAGCGCCGCTACACCGTTAACGCTGTGGCTGGCTACAATCGCCAGATGCGCCATCCGCACCTGATCATCGTGGATGATAGCCATCTGATTGATCCGGTTCTGATCCCCCGGATACTTGCTCATCAGCTCCCCGCAGAACCGGGCATTGATCTCCTCAATAATGAGGAAGATGCGCGGCAGCAGCTCTCTTACCATATTAATCGGCCATTTCTCCAGCGCCTCGCTAAGGATGGTATGGTTGGTATACGATACCATTCTGGTTGTCATGCCCCAGGCCTGATCCCAGCCGAGACCATGCACATCCATCAGTATACGCATCAGTTCAGGAATCAGCAGCGTCGGGTGCGTGTCATTAATGTGCAGGGCCACCTTGTCTGGCAGGCTGTCGATAGGAGCACCTGTCTTGGCGAAGGTCCGCATGATACTCTGCAGCCCTGCACTGCATAAGAAGTACTGCTGCTTCAGCCGGAGCAGCTTGCCTTCATATTCGGAATCATCCGGATAGAGGAATTCCGAGATTGATTCTACGGAGCGCTTGTATTCCAGGAATTTGTGATAATCCGTCCCGCCCCGGGAGCCGAACACTCTTGTAGGCTCAGTAATGGACTCAGCGCTCCAGTTACGCAGCGTATTCACATGTCTGCGGTCTGCACCAATTACGGGAATATCATACGGAACGGCCCGAACCGCTTCATAGCCCTTGTGCTCAAAGAACAGCTCCCCGTTCTCCCAGCGGGTCTCAACCTGCCCCCAGAACCGTACTTCAACCTGTTTGTCTTCACGGCGCACTTCCCACACATTATCATTGCGCAGCCAGTAATCCGGCAGCTCAACCTGATAGCCGTCCACAATCTTTTGCTCGAACAGGCCGTATTTGTAGCGGATGCCGCAGCCATGGCCGGCATATTGCAGCGAAGCCAGCGAATCCAGGAAGCAGGCAGCCAGACGGCCCAGACCGCCGTTGCCAAGCCCTGCATCGGCTTCTACCTCTTCAATATCCTGCAGACAGAAACCAAGCTCTGCGAGACCTTCACGGACAACCTCCAGCACACCCATATTGAGCAGGTTATTGCCCAGCAGCCTGCCGATCAGAAACTCCATGGAGAAATAATATACCTGCTTATCCTTATCAACTTTGAACTTCTGATTGGTGTCCGCCCAGTTCTTACCGGCATTCTCGCGGATCATATTGCCGAGGATATTATAAATATCGGCATTCGAAGCCTCTTCAAGCGGTTTGCCTAATTTTCCGATGAGTTTCTCGCGGAACACTTGTTTGAAAGTCTCTTTATCGTTGAACAACAGCAGGTTCCTCCTAACAGATAATTATATTTGTGGAAAAATATATCCTATTACAACACTGGATCAGAAGAACTGCCCTATAGCACAGTTCCTCTGATCCAGATATTATATCTTGCTGCTCTTGGCAATGACAAACGGCCGCCTGCTGTCGCCGACGAGAATCCGCTCCTTGCTCAGATGTACATCTTTATCCATGATCACATTCTCAATCACGGCATTCTCTTCAATTACACATTTCTGCATGATTACAGAGTTGATGATTTTGGCGCCTTTACGGACCTGCACGCCACGGAAGATTACGCTGTTCTCCACCGTTCCGGCAATAATGCAGCCGTTTGCTACCAGCGAATTACTGACCGAGGCGCTGTCCAGATAGCGGGTAGGCGCTTCATATTTAATCTTGGTCTGCACCGGATTCTCTTTGAACAGGCCGAAGTAATTATCCTGCTTCAGCAGCTCCAGGCTGTTCTTGTAATAGCTCTCCAAAGAGTTGATCACTGAATGGTAACCTTTATATTCATATGCGGAAATTTTGAATTTGTGGCGGTTCTTCTGAATCGCATCACGGAAGAAATAGCTTTCACCATGGGCAATGCAGTGCTCCACCTGCTCCAGGAACAGCTTCTTCTCCATAATGAAAATATCCAGATATACATTGGGATGATGCTTCTCGTGGTGGATATTCGTTACTTTATTATCATCACTGACCTCAACCCGCAGGCAGGGATCATGCTCCGGCTGGAGATGATCAATCTGCTTGTAGACCATGGTAACATCAGCGCCCTGTTCCAGGTGATATTGATAGACATCCTGCAAATCAACCGTGTTAATATGCTGGCTGCCGGAGAATACGATGTATTTGGCTGCTGCTCTTTTGAAGAAATCCAGATTGTTATGATAATGCTGCAGATCACCCAGGGAGGTGTCCGTAGGGTCGTTCCAGTCCGGCGGCAAAATGAATAATCCGCCATGCTTGCGGTTCATATCCCAGGACTTGCCGTCACCGAGATGGTCCATCAGCGAGCGGTATTTGCGCCGGACAAACAGCCCTACGCTCTCCAGCTCTGCATGCATCATGTTGGATAAGACGAAGTCAATCAGCCGGTAACGGCTGGCGAATGGGACCGCTGCACCACAGCGGAAGTAGGTAAGTTCATTTAGATTATCCAGTTCATGATCAAGATTAATGACGCCCATAAGCTCTTTCATCGGTATCCCCCGCCCTATTTGTGATTATATGGTTTTGGCTGCAGCTGATTTAGTCTTTTTGTTCCGTTTGTCGATCAGCAGAATTTCATCCTCATTCTCCCGTTCGACGCCGATTTCCATATAATCCTCAATGACTGTGTTCTCACTGATGATCGCTTTGTGAATTCTGACGTTTTTACCGATTTTGACCTTGGGCATAATTACGGAATCGGTAATAACACTGCCCTCGCCCACCTCTACCCCGTAGAAGAGCACCGAATGCTTAACCTCACCGTATACGGTGCAGCCCTCGTTGATAATGCAGCTGGAGACCTTCGCTCCCGGGGCCACATATTGTGCCGGCTGATTTGGATTGCGGGTGAAGATTCTCCAGCCGGTATCATTCAGATTCAGCGGAGGCACATCACTCAGCAGGTCCATGTTGGCTTCCCACAGGCTTGCTACGGTACCAACATCTCTCCAGTAGCCTTCGAATGGATAAGCATACAGCGAATTGCCGTCATCCAGCATCATCGGAATGATGTCCTTCCCGAAGTCATGCGAGGAGCCGGCATTCTCCCCGTCAGCAAGCAGATATTTACGGAGAACATCCCATTTAAATATATATACACCCATGGAGGCAAGTGTGCTTTTCGGCTTGGCAGGCTTTTCATCAAATTCGTAAATTTTCAGATCGTCTTCCGTGTTCAAAATACCGAAGCGGCTCGCTTCCTCCAGCGGAACATCAATGACCGAAATCGTGCAATCGGCATCCTTGGATTTGTGGTATTGCAGCATAGCATTATAGTCCATCTTGTAAATATGGTCTCCGGACAGAATCAGTACATGCTCCGGATCAAATTGATCTACAAATTTAAGATTGCGGTAAATCGCGTCTGCCGTTCCCCGGTACCAGCTGCTTCCATTCTCCCGCTCATGCGGCGGCAGGACAAATACTCCGCCATCCTTGCGGTTCAAATCCCAGTCACTGCCTACACCAATATACGAATGCAGCACCAGCGGTTCATACTGTGTCAGTACGCCAACTGTATCGATACCCGAATTGGAGCAGTTGCTTAAGGGGAAATCAATAATGCGGTATGTCCCCCCAAAATAAACAGCCGGCTTGGCAAGCGATTTGGTTAATCCCTTCAACCTTTTCCCTTGGCCTCCCGCCAATAGCATGGCTACCATCTCTTTTTTCTTCATGGAAGAGCCTCCTTGACATATGGGTAATGAAACATGTAATAAATAGGTTGAATGAATAGTGCGGTGAAGGTTAGACCCAATATAGAAACTCATAAGAAGTGAAGCGGAAAGAAGCAAACCATAAAAATTGCTTGTGACAGGGATAAATACGATGCAAAACGGGGAGAAAACAGAGATAAAAGAGAATTTGCCGTTTCTTCAGAAAAACCCCAAAAACCCGGCCTATATCCCTATTGTAAAGTGTTCTATATCCGCCGTCAAAACCCTTTTTGTCCGCTCCGAAACTTTTAAATTCTAACTGGATTCCTTATTAATAGTATAATTAGATTAACCATTATGATTAAACCTGAATTAACTTTCTGAATCGGAGGCTGGCCTGAATCCGCCTTTTTTCAGCAAACATTCAACGTCCGGAGATATAATGCAGGGATAATAATTACTGAATATGGAGGAAACGCTCATGAAAGCTGCACAAGGCGTAAGGCTGCTTCTGGTAGATGACGAACCTCATATACTCCAGTTTCTGGAGCTTGGATTAATTAATGAAGGCTTCGAGGTACAGACTGCCCCGGACGGGGCCAGTGCAGTTGCGCTGGCTGCCGAGTTCAAGCCGCATGTTGTTATTCTTGATGTGATGATGCCCGGGATGGACGGCTTCGAGGTCTGCCGTTATCTCCGCTCTGAAGAGGCGGAAATCGCCGTAATTATGCTGACCGCCAAGGATGAGGTGGATGACCGGGTCAAGGGCCTGTCCCTCGGTGCAGATGATTATATGGTCAAGCCGTTCAGCTTCGATGAGCTGCTGGCCCGGATTCAGGCCCGGCTGCGCAACCAGTTCCCTGGCCTGCTCGGTGAGGTGCGCTGCGGCCCGTTCCGGATTGACGGCCGCCGCAAGGAGATCCGCCACAAAGACGAAGTGCTGGAGCTGTCACCAACGGAATACGAGCTGCTGCAGTATCTGGTCATTAACCATGGGCTCGTGCTGAGCAAACCCATGATTCTGGACAAGGTCTGGGGCTATGATTTCGGCGGCGAGGAGAATATTGTCGAGGTCTATATCCGCTCCCTCCGGGAGAAGCTCGGTGACAAGGAGCACCGGATTATCCGCACCCTTCGCGGTGCGGGGTACCGGGTAGACCTCATATGATTAAGCGGACTCTGGGCATTGTCAGCAAGCTGCACGCGCCGCGCTCTCTTCGCAAGCAGCTGCTGGCCACCTCGCTGCTGATCCTCTCCGCTCTGCTCATCCTGATCGGGGTGCTGCAATACGCGCTGATGCGGAATTTCATCTACAGCAACCGGGCTGAAGCGATGGAAACACAGATGCGCTCTGTGCCGCGCGATTTATTTTTTAATAATCTCTTAATGCCTGACGGCAATACCGCGGGTATGGGCAATAACACGGGCAGCAGTCCCCAGAACGGGGCAGCTCTCCCGGGCGGCGACAATGCCGGCATCACGCCCGGCAACAAGCGGTTCTACGGGGACCGCCGTCCGCTGCTGCTTGATGCCCATACCACCATAGCCATCTACAGCTCTGATGGCAGCTTCAAGGATATGCAGGAAGAAACATTGTCCGCTTCGGCAGCGCCCAGAATGAGCAACGCTGAGTATAACGCCCTTCTGAAGCTGAAGACGGACAAGGTCACCGGGAAATACCGGCTGATCACCGCGGCAGACGGCAGTGAGCATTTGGCCGTTTTCATGAACCTGGGTATGCCGGGAGAAGGCAAAATGCTGCTGCAGATGAGCGTGGAAACCGGACCGCTGCGGGATGTGATTGTACAGCAGCTGTTTATTTTCGGCGCATTATCTGTAGTCGCCCTGCTGGCCGGATTGTTCCTGTACCTCCCGGCACTGCGCAAGACGCTGGTGCCTTTATCGAATATGGGCGAGTCTGCCCAGATTATCGATGCGGGCAATCTGAATGTGCGCTTTCCGGTAGACCAGGGCCAGCTTGAAATCGACAAGCTCTCCCAGTCATTCAACGGAATGCTGGAGCGGCTGGAAATTTCCTTTCACAATGAACGCGAGGCCAAAGAGCAGATGCGCCGGTTCGCTGCTGATGCCTCCCATGAGCTGCGGACACCGCTTACTTCCATTTACGGATTTCTGGAGGTGCTGCTCCGTGGGGCCGCCGATAACCGTGAACAGCTGTACAATGCACTGAACAGCATGCACGGGGAGGCCAAGCGGATCAACAAGCTGGTAGAGGATCTGCTGCTGCTGGCCCGGATGGACGGTGCCCCGCAGCTGAGGGTTAAGGAGCTGCTGCTGGGTGAGCTGGTTGATGAAATGCAGCCCCAGCTCAAGGTGCTGGCGGGGAACCGTGATGTGAAATTCGACATTTCCTATGGCATACGCGGTTCTTTCGATCCTGATAAAATCAAGCAGGTTATTCTGAATCTGTTCCATAATGCCGTACAGCATACAGATGCCGGCTCCGGTGCAATCCATGTCTCGCTGCATGCCGAAGG encodes:
- a CDS encoding glycogen/starch/alpha-glucan phosphorylase, with translation MFNDKETFKQVFREKLIGKLGKPLEEASNADIYNILGNMIRENAGKNWADTNQKFKVDKDKQVYYFSMEFLIGRLLGNNLLNMGVLEVVREGLAELGFCLQDIEEVEADAGLGNGGLGRLAACFLDSLASLQYAGHGCGIRYKYGLFEQKIVDGYQVELPDYWLRNDNVWEVRREDKQVEVRFWGQVETRWENGELFFEHKGYEAVRAVPYDIPVIGADRRHVNTLRNWSAESITEPTRVFGSRGGTDYHKFLEYKRSVESISEFLYPDDSEYEGKLLRLKQQYFLCSAGLQSIMRTFAKTGAPIDSLPDKVALHINDTHPTLLIPELMRILMDVHGLGWDQAWGMTTRMVSYTNHTILSEALEKWPINMVRELLPRIFLIIEEINARFCGELMSKYPGDQNRINQMAIIHDDQVRMAHLAIVASHSVNGVAALHTEILQKREMRLFNEMYPHRFNNKTNGITHRRWLQHANPELAGLISEAIGTRWIHHPQEMIGLIKYSEDASFQEQIAAIKRRNKLRLAEYITQKHGVQVDPDSIFDVQVKRLHAYKRQLLNVLHIMHLYNQIKDNPSLNIVPRTFIFGAKAAPSYHLAKRVIKLINTVADVVNNDPDINGKIRIFFLENYSVSLAEKIIPAADVSEQISTASKEASGTGNMKFMMNGALTIGTMDGANVEMHEMVGDNNMFLFGLRAEQVLDYYQYGGYHSRDIYYGDSRVKEVLDQLVNPGPICSNSQEFDALYQSLIDHNDEFFVLKDFASYVETHVKIDLAYRNQKEWLKKSIINIGHSGKFSSDNTISRYAAEIWNIHPLRV
- a CDS encoding GAF domain-containing protein, which gives rise to MFQAMPYDGTRSERHEAVLGQLAALMEGEPNVIANLANASALLKLSLPDTNWTGFYLFDGKELVLGPFQGLPACIRIPLGRGVCGTAASERRTLVVGDVHAFPGHIACDAASNSEIVVPLIKGDTLYGVLDIDSPLKHRFDDEERRFLERFAAMVSEVL
- a CDS encoding ATP-binding protein, which produces MIKRTLGIVSKLHAPRSLRKQLLATSLLILSALLILIGVLQYALMRNFIYSNRAEAMETQMRSVPRDLFFNNLLMPDGNTAGMGNNTGSSPQNGAALPGGDNAGITPGNKRFYGDRRPLLLDAHTTIAIYSSDGSFKDMQEETLSASAAPRMSNAEYNALLKLKTDKVTGKYRLITAADGSEHLAVFMNLGMPGEGKMLLQMSVETGPLRDVIVQQLFIFGALSVVALLAGLFLYLPALRKTLVPLSNMGESAQIIDAGNLNVRFPVDQGQLEIDKLSQSFNGMLERLEISFHNEREAKEQMRRFAADASHELRTPLTSIYGFLEVLLRGAADNREQLYNALNSMHGEAKRINKLVEDLLLLARMDGAPQLRVKELLLGELVDEMQPQLKVLAGNRDVKFDISYGIRGSFDPDKIKQVILNLFHNAVQHTDAGSGAIHVSLHAEGRVAELAVKDNGPGITAEHLPHIFERFYRSDSSRTRKYGGSGLGLSITKSIVEAHLGEITVSSTPGKGSTFKVSLPCLTN
- the glgD gene encoding glucose-1-phosphate adenylyltransferase subunit GlgD codes for the protein MKELMGVINLDHELDNLNELTYFRCGAAVPFASRYRLIDFVLSNMMHAELESVGLFVRRKYRSLMDHLGDGKSWDMNRKHGGLFILPPDWNDPTDTSLGDLQHYHNNLDFFKRAAAKYIVFSGSQHINTVDLQDVYQYHLEQGADVTMVYKQIDHLQPEHDPCLRVEVSDDNKVTNIHHEKHHPNVYLDIFIMEKKLFLEQVEHCIAHGESYFFRDAIQKNRHKFKISAYEYKGYHSVINSLESYYKNSLELLKQDNYFGLFKENPVQTKIKYEAPTRYLDSASVSNSLVANGCIIAGTVENSVIFRGVQVRKGAKIINSVIMQKCVIEENAVIENVIMDKDVHLSKERILVGDSRRPFVIAKSSKI
- a CDS encoding glucose-1-phosphate adenylyltransferase, whose amino-acid sequence is MKKKEMVAMLLAGGQGKRLKGLTKSLAKPAVYFGGTYRIIDFPLSNCSNSGIDTVGVLTQYEPLVLHSYIGVGSDWDLNRKDGGVFVLPPHERENGSSWYRGTADAIYRNLKFVDQFDPEHVLILSGDHIYKMDYNAMLQYHKSKDADCTISVIDVPLEEASRFGILNTEDDLKIYEFDEKPAKPKSTLASMGVYIFKWDVLRKYLLADGENAGSSHDFGKDIIPMMLDDGNSLYAYPFEGYWRDVGTVASLWEANMDLLSDVPPLNLNDTGWRIFTRNPNQPAQYVAPGAKVSSCIINEGCTVYGEVKHSVLFYGVEVGEGSVITDSVIMPKVKIGKNVRIHKAIISENTVIEDYMEIGVERENEDEILLIDKRNKKTKSAAAKTI
- a CDS encoding response regulator transcription factor, giving the protein MKAAQGVRLLLVDDEPHILQFLELGLINEGFEVQTAPDGASAVALAAEFKPHVVILDVMMPGMDGFEVCRYLRSEEAEIAVIMLTAKDEVDDRVKGLSLGADDYMVKPFSFDELLARIQARLRNQFPGLLGEVRCGPFRIDGRRKEIRHKDEVLELSPTEYELLQYLVINHGLVLSKPMILDKVWGYDFGGEENIVEVYIRSLREKLGDKEHRIIRTLRGAGYRVDLI